The proteins below come from a single Mya arenaria isolate MELC-2E11 chromosome 6, ASM2691426v1 genomic window:
- the LOC128237095 gene encoding uncharacterized protein LOC128237095, whose translation MSVKPARPGADTDVDRYIRESVKSFKDCNVKNNARRNSLQRRTLGIECERRLASASLSREERQLRQHLRQMNIEKAKNHIIHNLRDTKSGHRKVSKEERAVPHELPIPVEPYPVTFRPDTPSPTELDRRIHGAGRAYAARSHRRRSREFEDLNLNTGNNGSLFQIPEVSHEDEGPRRRVNSMSTAQRVLSRKHYSSSGSSSTAGTPRGSPKTRKKSLGQKKRATSNNSSKESVDEGSDQITSLSELHWIGDPEAIHSVRRPRLTVDEQELEAEIHKLTLT comes from the exons ATGTCGGTGAAGCCCGCACGGCCGGGAGCGGACACAGACGTGGACCGCTACATCCGGGAGAGTGTCAAAAGCTTTAAGGACTGTAATGTGAAGAACAACGCGCGACGGAATTCCCTCCAGAGGCGGACGCTGGGGATCGAGTGTGAGCGCCGCCTTGCGAGTGCCAGCCTGTCACGCGAGGAGAGGCAGCTGCGACAACATCTCCGCCAGATGAACATTGAGAAAGCAAAGAATCACATCATCCATAACCTCAGGG ATACCAAGTCAGGGCACCGGAAGGTCAGCAAGGAGGAGCGGGCGGTACCGCATGAGCTGCCCATCCCCGTGGAGCCATATCCTGTCACCTTCCGCCCCGACACTCCCTCACCCACTGAGCTTGACAGGCGCATACATGGTGCGG GGCGGGCGTATGCGGCGCGAAGTCACCGGCGACGGTCCCGGGAGTTCGAGGACCTGAATCTAAACACCGGAAATAACGGTTCCCTGTTCCAGATACCGGAAGTATCCCACGAGGACGAGGGTCCGCGCAGGCGCGTGAACTCCATGTCTACCGCGCAGCGCGTCCTGAGCCGGAAACACTACAGCTCTTCCGGTAGTTCTAGCACCGCCGGAACACCTAGGGGATCACCTAAAACCAGGAAGAAGAGTCTCGGACAAAAGAAGAGAGCTACCTCAAACAACTCTTCCAAAGAGAGCGTGGATGAAGGCAGCGACCAAATTACCTCCCTTTCGGAGTTGCACTGGATTGGTGATCCGGAAGCGATCCACTCCGTGCGGCGGCCACGGCTGACGGTGGATGAACAGGAACTAGAGGCAGAGATCCACAAATTGACCCTCACTTGA